Within the Streptomyces vilmorinianum genome, the region AGTAGGGGCGGTTGCGCTGGCGTGCCGAGAGGGTGTGCGGGTGCTGGGCGCCCAGGGTCCTGGTGAGGGTGAGCAGGGCGTCCTCCTCCAGCTTCCCGGCCTCCTCGACCTCGCGCAGGCCGCGCAGGTCGGTGGCGAGCGCGACCTGGCAGGAGAGGGTGAGCGGGTGCTCGCTGCCCAGGGTGTGCCGGGCCCGCCGCAGGGTCTCGCGGCTGAGTTCGGCGGCGTCGGCGACCCGTCCGTTGAAGTTGCGGGCGGCGGTGGTGTTGAGCGCGCAGCCGAGGACCCAGGGGTGGTCGGATCCGAGGGAGGAGGTCAGCCCGGCGAGGGCCGCCTCCAGGAGGGCCAGCGCGTCGGCGCGCTCGCCGGAGGCCTGCATCACCAGGGCCGTGTTGGCGACCATGCCCGTGGCGACGGGGTGGGCGGGGCCGAGGAGGGCACGGTAACCGGCCTCGGCCTCGGTGATGAGTTCCCTCGCCTGGTCGAGGTCGCCGTGCTCGCGCAGGTAGTTGGCGTAGTTGGTGATCGAGGAGAGCGTGACGAAGTGGCTCCGGCCGTGCACCTGCTCCAGCTGTTCGAGCAGGCTGGCCATCATGGCGCCGATGTCCTGCGAGGTTCCGCCCTCGCGGCGCCGGCACAGCGCCAGCTGGCTGCGTGCGTAGAGGGTCTGCAGGTGGTGCGGGCCGAGGAGCTGGACGTGCAGGCGGACGGTGGACTCCTGCCGGGCGAGCGCCTCCCGGTAGTGGCCGAGCAGCCTGAGGTCGTGCGCCACGGCGTTGCTGGAGTTGAGGGTGCTGGCGTGCCGGGGGCGCAGGACGCTCTCGCACCGGGCGAGGGTGTCGACGTCGGAGTCGTACGCCTCCTGGTACCGGCCGAGCATGCGCAGGACGACGCCCAGGTTGTGGCGGGAGACGAGGGTGAGGAACTCGGTCTCGCCGAGGAGGCGTTGCGCTTCGGCGATGGCCTCGCGCTGGAGGCGTTCGGACTCCTGGTACTGGCCGAGGAAGCGCAGGTCGGCGGCGATGGAGGCGTTGGACTGCAGGGAGCCCAGTTCGTTGGGCGGCGAGGCGGCGAGCAGGCGCTCGCGCTGGGCGAGGTCGAGTTCGTACGCCTCGCGGAACTGGCCGCTGCGCCGCAGGATGTTGCCCTCCTGCGTGGTCAGTTCGAGCATGGCCGGGTCCATCGGGTCCATGAACCTGGACCAGTTGTCGCGGATCCTCTCGGCGAGCCGGGCGCCGGCCTTGAACTCGCTGCTGCGGTAGCAGTAGCGCAGGCAGTTGAGCACCGCGGCCTGGATGCGCGGGTTCCGGCTTGTCAGCGCCCCGGACGGCTCCAGGTGCGGCAGGAGTTCGGCGTACCGGGGCCAGTGGCGGCTGTCCATCGGGTTGCCGGGGTCCGCCTCGGCGAGCAGGGTGCGGACGGCCTTGCGGTGGGAGGAGCGGTGGTCGCCGTCGGTGAGGCGGGCGACGATGTCGTGGACGAGCCGGTGCATGTGCACGGACTCCTGGTGCGGTCCCACCTCGTCGGTGCTGGCCGGGCCGCGGGTCTCCCGGGTGAGCACCGAGTAGTTGACCAGGGTGTCCAGGGCCCGGGTCCAGGCGGACAGGTCGTTGACCATCCAGCGGAGGTCCTCGGGCAGTTCGGCCTGGGGGTAGGCGCGGACGATGCCGAGGGGAATGCGGCCGGGGGCGAAGGACGCGCAGAGGCTGAGGATCTCGATGGCCTGCGGCTGGGAGCGTCGGAGCCGGTTGATCAGTATCGACCAGGAGGTGAGGGAGGAGTGGGGGAAGCCGTCGCCCGCGGACGGCTCGTCGACGGTGGAGAGCCGTCCTTCCCTGATCATGCGGAGGTACTCGGGGACCTCCATGCCGGACTCGCCGAGCCAGGAGGCGGCCTGGACGAGGGGCAGGGGGACGTCGCCGAACTCGGCGGCGACCTCGTCGGCCTGCGCGGCCGTGACCTGCGGGGCGCGGCGCATCAGATAGCCGGTGGACTCGGCGCGGTCGAAGCTGGGGATCTCGAGCACGTCGGTGTAGTCGCCCCAGCCGCGGTTGCGGGACGTGATCAGTACGTGGCCGGGGCCGTGCGGCAGCATGACGTTGGCGCCGTCGGTGTCGTCCCAGCCGTCGAAGATGACCAGCCAGCGGGAGTGCGGGTCGCCGCGGCGGAGCGCCTCCCGGACGGCGCGGATGCGCTCGCCCGGTTCGCTTCCGGTGGGGAGCTGGAATTCGGCGGCGAGCTCGCCGAAGCGGTCGCGCTGGATGTTGCGGTCGTCGGAGTTGACCCACCAGACGACGTCGTAGTCGGGGCTGAAGCGGTGGGCGTACTCGGCGGCGATCTGGGTCTTGCCGATGCCCGACATGCCGAGCAGGGTGCATGCCGCGTGGCCGCGTTCGGCGTCCATGAGCCGTTCCTGGAGCTCGGTCAGGAGATCGTCGCGGCCGGTGAAGCGGGGGTTGCGGCGTGGGACCTCGCCCCAGATCTCCGGGGGTGTGTCGGGGTACCGGGCGAAGGACGCGGGCGAGACGCGACGTCCGCCGGACCTGCGGGGTTCGATGCCGAGCCGGCTGAGGAGCCGGGCCTCCGCCTCCTCCTCGCCGACGCCCCAGAGGCTGACGGGTTCGAGGACGGCGGTGGCGGGGAGCAGCGGCCGGTTGGTGAGGTTGACGGCAGCGAAGCGGTCGGCGTGGGCCGCGACGAAGCCGCGCAGGACGTCGTTCCACTCGCCCGCCGGACGCGGGCCGAGTTGGAAGAACCAGTCGTTGAGGACGAGCAGGACCGTCCCGCGGGCGAGCAGCAGGTCGCCGAGCGAGTCCTCCAGCGGCACCTCGCGCGGTGGGTCCCAGCGCTGCAGGGTGGCGCGCAACCCGTGTGCCTCCAGGCGCTGGTTGATCCAGGCCGCCCACGGCCGGTGGTAGCCGGGGAAGACCACGAGGACATGGTGCGGGGCGGCTCTGCCGCCATGGTCCGCCGCGCCGCCGCCCGACCGTTGTTCCACCATCTGTACGTCTCCCGTCCCGCTCACGCACCACGTAGTGTCATGTGCCGTGGGCACAGTGTTACCCAACCGGCCTCGGGGTCGCGCCGAGGCTCGCATGGTGCCGCCCCATTTGCTGCGCGAACTCCCGCCCCTCATTGGTCAGTTCATCGGATTCAAGCAGGATCGCCAATGCCTCGCCCACCTGATCGTGGATATGGTCGAACTGCTGCCCGGCAACGGATCTCCACAGGCGCGGCACCCCTTCGGCGGTGGCCGCCCGCCGCCACAGATCGGTCAGGGCGAGATGGGCGTAGGCGCCCTGGAGCACGCCCGCGATGGGGCGCGGATCGGTCCGCCAGCCGACCTGGTGCACGGCGGCGGGCCCGGGCCGGTAGAGCGGGACGCACTCGTGCAGCGTGGCCAGCTTGCTGTGGTGCGTCTCGTGGACGAGGGTCTCCGCCAGGTCCCGCGCTCCGGCCGGCGGGCTCGTCAGGACGGCGCCGGGGGCGGCGCTCAGGGTGGCCCCGACGGATCGCGGACCGTGGGCGACGAGCGGGACGACCGCGCGCACGGCCCGGCGGACCTCGGCGGCCCGGCCCGGGTCGGTGCGCCCGAGGAGGTCCTGGGCGGCGCGCCACCGGGCGGCCCAGGCGGCGGGGTCGGTGGCCGTGTGCTCGGCCGCGGTACGGGCCGGGCTGCCCACGCCGCCGGGCGGCACCCGGTACGGGTCGAGGTCCTCGAGGCGGGCCGCTCCGGCGGGCAGGGTGCGCAGCCCGCTCCAGCCGGGGCCGCGGCCGACGAGGGTGCCCCCGCGCCGATCGGCGAGCAGCAGGACGGTGGCGGTGTCGGGGGTGCCCGCGTCGAGGACGTACGTACCGGCGGAGCGGGTGGTGATCCGGGCCCGCCGCCCGGCCACCCGCGCGCGTCCGACGCCGGGCAGCGAGAGGAGCCCGCCGGGGGTGTCCAGAGTGACGTCGAGGAGGCCGCCCGCGCGCAGGGCGGCGGTGACGGCGAGGTTCTCCAGCCAGGCGAGGTGCCGGTCGAGGGCGGGCCCGGCGGGCTCGGCGAGCGCGGCGGCCAGCCACGCCCCGGTCATCGGGTAGTCGAGGACGTCGCGGACGACGGCGGGGTGGCCGCGCTCGACCCGTTCGAGGAGGTGCCAGGCCTCCCGGAAGCGCCGGAGCACGCCGGGGGCGACGGCCTCACGGTGGCGCTCGACCCGGACGAGCAGGGCCTTGAGGAGCAGCAGGCGTCGGGCCCGCAGCGCGGAGCCCAGGGCGGAGAGGCCGGCCGGAGCGGGGCGGGTGCGGGCCAGTGCGGTGAAGACCGCCGTGGGCAGGGGCGTGGGGCTCATCCCCGGCTCCCCGGACAGGACCGTGGCCGGCGGCGGCCGGATGTGACCGGAAACGTGCGGTCGCCACGCACCTGTCGGCCGTCGTGCGGCCTAGTCGGACTCGACCCAGGACTCGCCGAGTTCACGCGGTTGCCGGAGCACCCGCTCGACGGCGGCCACCAGCTCCGGATCGTCCATGAAGCGCAGGGTCCGCAGGTCCACGGCCGCGAGATCGGGCAGGTGCGGAGGCTGACCGTTGTCCCGGTCGACACCGGTAACCCGCTCCGTTTGCTCCAACACCCTCGGCTCCTCCTCACCGGCGCCTGTCCCCCACGGTCGTAGCGGCGGAGCGGTTCTTCCCGACGCCAGGAAGTCAGAAACCCGTTCGACTCAACTGCGCCCATTCACGCCCCCGTTATCCAGCCGTTTCCCTGCCGCCTATCCGGTCGTCTCGCTCCAGGCCCACCAGGGCGGCGCGATCCGGCTCCGTTCGTCGCCCGAGAGCCGCCTCGGAGGTGACCCTCGTTCCGCGTTCACCTCCGCGAGGAGCGTCCTGGTGCGCTCCACGTCGTCCCAGTCCACCTCGGTCAGGGTGGCCGTCAGCCGCTGCCACTGCCCGGCCGCGGCCCGCAGCACCGTGCGGGCCCGTTCGGTGCGGCCCATCAGGAGCAGGACGGCTCCTTGAGCGTGCAACGCGCGGGCCCCGGTGACCGTGCCCGGGGTGGTGCCGTGGGCGGATCGGGCGTCCTCCCAGGACCGTTCGTATGCGGTGAGCGCGTCGCCGAGCGAGCCGTCCCGGGTCGCCTCGCTCAACTCCAGTCTCACCCGTCCCAGTTGGAGCCACACCTCGGAACTCAGGGCGGGATCCTTCGTGATCCGAGCGGACTGTTCGAGGAGGTGGCGGCTCTCGTACAGGTCGGGCAGGAAGCCGGCGCGGTGGAAGCGCAGGGCCAGCACGCTGCCGATCAGTATCCGCGCCCGCGCGCGGCCGGGGGCCCCGGCGGGAAGCCGTGTGAGGGCCTCGCGCAGCACGCTCTCGGCCCGGTCGACGGGTGCCTGGCCGGGGGCCGCCGCGGCGCGGCGCATCAGGGACTCGCCCCAGGACATCAGGATCCGTCCGCCCTGGTCGCCCTCGGCCGGAGCCAGCAGCGTCGCCTCCTCGTAGGCCGCGTCCGCGGCCGGGCCGTCGCCGGTCCGGTCGTACAGCCGGGCGCGGGCGGTGGTCCAGCGCAGGCGCAGGGAGACGGAGT harbors:
- the fxsT gene encoding FxSxx-COOH system tetratricopeptide repeat protein, with product MVEQRSGGGAADHGGRAAPHHVLVVFPGYHRPWAAWINQRLEAHGLRATLQRWDPPREVPLEDSLGDLLLARGTVLLVLNDWFFQLGPRPAGEWNDVLRGFVAAHADRFAAVNLTNRPLLPATAVLEPVSLWGVGEEEAEARLLSRLGIEPRRSGGRRVSPASFARYPDTPPEIWGEVPRRNPRFTGRDDLLTELQERLMDAERGHAACTLLGMSGIGKTQIAAEYAHRFSPDYDVVWWVNSDDRNIQRDRFGELAAEFQLPTGSEPGERIRAVREALRRGDPHSRWLVIFDGWDDTDGANVMLPHGPGHVLITSRNRGWGDYTDVLEIPSFDRAESTGYLMRRAPQVTAAQADEVAAEFGDVPLPLVQAASWLGESGMEVPEYLRMIREGRLSTVDEPSAGDGFPHSSLTSWSILINRLRRSQPQAIEILSLCASFAPGRIPLGIVRAYPQAELPEDLRWMVNDLSAWTRALDTLVNYSVLTRETRGPASTDEVGPHQESVHMHRLVHDIVARLTDGDHRSSHRKAVRTLLAEADPGNPMDSRHWPRYAELLPHLEPSGALTSRNPRIQAAVLNCLRYCYRSSEFKAGARLAERIRDNWSRFMDPMDPAMLELTTQEGNILRRSGQFREAYELDLAQRERLLAASPPNELGSLQSNASIAADLRFLGQYQESERLQREAIAEAQRLLGETEFLTLVSRHNLGVVLRMLGRYQEAYDSDVDTLARCESVLRPRHASTLNSSNAVAHDLRLLGHYREALARQESTVRLHVQLLGPHHLQTLYARSQLALCRRREGGTSQDIGAMMASLLEQLEQVHGRSHFVTLSSITNYANYLREHGDLDQARELITEAEAGYRALLGPAHPVATGMVANTALVMQASGERADALALLEAALAGLTSSLGSDHPWVLGCALNTTAARNFNGRVADAAELSRETLRRARHTLGSEHPLTLSCQVALATDLRGLREVEEAGKLEEDALLTLTRTLGAQHPHTLSARQRNRPYWDFEANLA
- a CDS encoding aKG-HExxH-type peptide beta-hydroxylase, translated to MSPTPLPTAVFTALARTRPAPAGLSALGSALRARRLLLLKALLVRVERHREAVAPGVLRRFREAWHLLERVERGHPAVVRDVLDYPMTGAWLAAALAEPAGPALDRHLAWLENLAVTAALRAGGLLDVTLDTPGGLLSLPGVGRARVAGRRARITTRSAGTYVLDAGTPDTATVLLLADRRGGTLVGRGPGWSGLRTLPAGAARLEDLDPYRVPPGGVGSPARTAAEHTATDPAAWAARWRAAQDLLGRTDPGRAAEVRRAVRAVVPLVAHGPRSVGATLSAAPGAVLTSPPAGARDLAETLVHETHHSKLATLHECVPLYRPGPAAVHQVGWRTDPRPIAGVLQGAYAHLALTDLWRRAATAEGVPRLWRSVAGQQFDHIHDQVGEALAILLESDELTNEGREFAQQMGRHHASLGATPRPVG